One part of the Phoenix dactylifera cultivar Barhee BC4 chromosome 4, palm_55x_up_171113_PBpolish2nd_filt_p, whole genome shotgun sequence genome encodes these proteins:
- the LOC120110655 gene encoding uncharacterized protein LOC120110655: MEQQLFKLKVKFGGYFKKVKNSTRLKYYFGRQKSWLVDVDCYCYKDLYDDIVHTFNLKLEETIKIWSVIRHLMPKSYMILDTDQKLMSLFEEYKDLKECFIFVTKETNIIQLSQSILGSQDQIETCRSTATAIEEIREDEVRENQRYNENEHLATIGIDTLATAIENNDFVGVNDETLSQEEQETDTEIYGSESSYHSIYNSDSDDDDENIIEYEGETYEMDIVDPNMAVGTKYTSREQFKVALSQYAILNEFAVRVLKSEPGRMTVSCKDEACNWRLHASLLCDGHTFQVKKLKEPHTCSSINKCGNKMATQFWIYDRIIGWLRKEGDLSPIELKRRLLQFYHLELPYHRVWRGKELAMSMIHGNWADSFERMEDFKEELLRRNPGSVVKLKLDVVDDKHYFHRFFICLQACSTGFLAGCRPFIGLDGCHLKGKFRGVMMAATSLDGNNGLFPVAFGIAESENSDSWTWFLEALKESIQTPEGLVLVSDRQKGLEEAVQHIYPQAEHRKCMRHLYKNFQTKFPGDWLKIKVWGAARAYTKVQHDDIINQIKEASLEAFKYLNAENIGLWSRSQFGITAKCSYITNNLSESFNAWISEARHRPVLDLLDVVRQKIMVKMEARRRMAARWKGNLVPVVMKYVRDISLKLGDYNVYRTSDYRAEVIETNGRHEVILNEQRCSCRLWEVSGIPCVHAAAFICSMRGANLENYVSEYFTVAKYKTAYALEIGPLPDKVQWIKVDIGYKVLPPKLSLRPPGRPKKKRIRGTDENTSKKMHKCLREMVQEEECHVQEAHMQCS; this comes from the exons ATGGAGCAACAACTATTCAAATTGAAGGTAAAatttggaggatattttaagaaGGTTAAGAATTCTACAAGACTTAAGTACTACTTTGGAAGACAAAAGAGCTGGTTAGTTGATGTTGACTGTTATTGCTATAAGGACCTATATGATGATATAGTGCATACCTTCAATTTGAAGCTTGAAGAGACTATAAAGATTTGGTCTGTGATTAGACATTTAATGCCTAAGTCTTACATGATATTAGACACAGATCAAAAATTAATGAGTTTGTTTGAGGAGTATAAGGATTTAAAAGAGTGCTTCATATTTGTCACAAAAGAGACCAATATTATACAACTTTCTCAATCAATACTAGGCAGCCAAGATCAAATTGAAACATGTAGAAGCACTGCAACTGCAATAGAAGAGATTCGAGAGGATGAAGTaagagaaaaccaaaggtacaaTGAAAATGAGCATCTAGCTACAATAGGCATTGATACTTTAGCTACTGCTATTGAAAATAATGACTTTGTTGGGGTAAATGATGAAACTTTATCTCAAGAGGAGCAGGAAACAGATACTGAAATTTATGGTTCTGAGAGTAGCTATCACAGTATTTATAATAGCgattctgatgatgatgatgaaaataTCATAGAGTATGAGGGAGAGACATATGAGATGGACATTGTGGATCCTAACATGGCCGTAGGGACAAAATATACAAGTCGAGAACAGTTCAAGGTGGCACTGAGTCAGTATGCTATATTGAATGAATTTGCCGTAAGAGTTCTCAAAAGTGAGCCTGGTAGAATGACAGTGAGTTGCAAAGATGAAGCTTGTAATTGGAGACTTCATGCTTCACTATTATGTGATGGTCATACATTTCAG GTCAAAAAATTGAAGGAACCTCATACGTGCTCATCTATAAACAAATGTGGCAACAAGATGGCCACACAATTTTGGATATATGATAGGATCATTGGTTGGCTACGAAAAGAGGGTGACCTGTCGCCTATTGAGTTAAAAAGGAGATTGTTGCAATTCTATCATCTTGAGCTTCCATACCACAGAGTTTGGAGAGGAAAGGAGCTTGCCATGTCTATGATTCATGGTAATTGGGCAGATTCTTTTGAGAGAATGGAGGATTTCAAGGAGGAGCTTTTGAGAAGAAACCCAGGTAGTGTAGTAAAGCTAAAGTTAGATGTGGTTGATGACAAGCATTACTTCCACCGCTTCTTTATTTGTCTGCAAGCTTGCAGTACGGGCTTTTTAGCTGGTTGTAGGCCTTTCATAGGCCTAGATGGTTGCCACTTAAAGGGAAAGTTCAGGGGTGTGATGATGGCTGCTACATCACTTGATGGAAATAATGGTTTGTTTCCAGTTGCTTTTGGTATTGCAGAATCTGAAAATAGTGATAGCTggacttggtttttggaggcacttaaagaatcaattcaaactCCAGAAGGTCTGGTACTTGTATCAGATCGACAAAAGGGACTCGAAGAAGCAGTGCAACATATATACCCTCAAGCAGAGCATAGAAAATGCATGAGACACTTGTACAAAAACTTTCAAACAAAGTTTCCAGGAGACTGGCTTAAAATTAAGGTATGGGGAGCTGCAAGGGCATATACAAAAGTCCAACATGACGATatcatcaatcaaattaagGAGGCTAGCTTGGAGGCATTCAAGTATCTTAATGCTGAAAATATTGGCTTATGGAGTAGATCTCAGTTTGGCATCACAGCTAAGTGCTCCTATATAACAAACAACCTTTCGGAGTCATTCAATGCTTGGATTTCTGAGGCTAGACATAGGCCAGTTCTTGATTTATTAGATGTCGTAAGACAAAAAATTATGGTGAAAATGGAAGCAAGAAGGAGAATGGCTGCCCGTTGGAAAGGAAATTTAGTTCCTGTGGTAATGAAGTATGTAAGAGACATTAGCCTTAAGCTAGGTGATTATAATGTTTATAGAACCAGTGATTATAGAGCAGAAGTAATTGAGACTAATGGAAGACATGAAGTAATTCTAAATGAACAAAGGTGCTCTTGTCGTCTGTGGGAGGTGTCGGGCATTCCTTGTGTGCATGCTGCAGCTTTTATTTGTAGTATGAGAGGTGCAAATTTGGAAAATTATGTCTCGGAGTACTTCACTGTTGCCAAGTATAAGACTGCCTATGCATTAGAAATTGGACCATTACCTGACAAGGTCCAATGGATAAAAGTTGATATTGGATATAAGGTATTGCCTCCTAAGCTCAGTCTAAGACCTCCAGGaaggcctaaaaagaagagaattAGGGGTACAGATGAGAATACATCGAAGAAGATGCACAAAT GCCTAAGGGAAATGGTTCAAGAGGAAGAGTGTCATGTTCAGGAGGCACATATGCAGTGTTCGTAG